The Pelagicoccus enzymogenes region GAATGCCAATTCCATTGTCGGCAATCGAAACGACCGTGTAGTCGCCTTCTCGCAACTCTTCCCTGCCAATTTCGAAGGAGGATACCGTGCGACAAGCTATCTTGATCGTCGGACGATCGCTGCGGTTGAACTTGATCGCATTGCTGAACAAATTCTGGAAAACCAAGGAGATCTGGTTTCGGTCGCCGTAGACTGATCCCAATGCATCCACAACGGAGATTTCCACGCCCCGCTCTTCGATTCGCTTCGTCAGATCCCTCAGCGACAGGTCGACCGCCTCCTGCAAATTGAAAAGCGACGCGGCTCGACGCTTCGAATCCAAGCTACAGTAGCCCAGAAGACTTCGGATCATATTCTGCACGCGTTCCACGGCCACCAAAGTGAAGTCCATGTACTCGTTGGCCTCCCGGTCCATTCCTGGACCGTAGCGGTCTTTGAGCAAATGCAGAAAGCTCGAAATCGTGCGCAAGGGCTCCTGCAAGTCGTGAGAGCTGAGAAAGGCGAAATTGGAAAGCTCCTCGTTCGCCCGCTTCAAGTCAGTCACAGCCCGCGACAATTCCTCTTCCGCGATCTTTCGGTCGTTGATGTCCTGGATCGTGCCGGTCATGCGACGAGGAACGCCGTCCTCGTCGAAGGAGGCCATGCCGCTGCCAAAAAACCAATGGTAGGTCCCATCCTTCCGAAGCAATCGATAGTCGGCCTCAAAGGGAGTCCCCTCTTTCAAGCTCTTGTCTACTGCTGCAAAAGTCGGCTCCACATCATCCGGATGCAGCAATTCCTTGAACGACTGCAAGCTCGACGGCAATTCGCCCGGCTCGTATCCAATCAGTTCGTAAAACCGAGGCGACCACCATTCCTCGCTTCCGTTGATATTAAACCAGTCCCAAATGCCAACGCTCGCTCCCTTGGCAGCTAATTGGAACCTCTCTTCGCTATCGTGCAAGGCACTTTGCGACTCGATTCGAGCCGTCACGTCGAAGATTGACACCATAGCAAAGCTGTCTCCAGACAGAGAATACAGGCTCACTATCACTTCAACGGGAAGCTCCGTCCCATCCTTGCGGGCGACCAGCAGCTTCCCGTCCGCCCCTAACCGAACTTGATCCTCAACCAGTTCGTCAGCATCGAAGACGCAACTCAGAGCCGTCATCACCCGGCTGCCAAGCAACCGGTCAACCGACCCCCAAAGCAACTCCTCTCGTTCGTATCCAAAAATACGTTCCGCTTCGCCGTTGACCATCACTACTCGAAGCTCCGAGTCTACGATCAGCATTCCCACCGGCGACTCTTCCACCGCTGCGCGGAAACGCTCATCTGCCTCTTTGACCGCGGCTTGGGACTCTACCAATTCAGTGATATCGCTAGCCACGACAATGACTCCACTTCGTTCGTCGTCCAAACGATAGGGCAACTTGTCATAGCGAAACCAAGCATTTCGATTGCCTATCGTAGTGACAGATCTGATACGCCCCAACATCGGCTCGCCACTTTCCAAGACGCTCCTATCTTCTTCGTAGGATCGATCCGCCTCCAGCGGCAAAAGCTCGCTGGTCAACTTCCCTTCAACTTCCTCTACTTCGAGACCGAGATGGGCAGCCGCAGCTCGATTCGCCCGCAAGATCCGGTTCCTATCATCCTTGAACCAAATCTGACTGGGCGTGGTATCCAAAATCAAGCGCAGCTCAGCTTTTTGCCGATTGAGCTGATCCACGATCTCTTCCTGCCTCAGAAGACCTTCGATCCAATTCGACAGCAAACGAACCGCATCGATTTCGAATTGGGCAAACGGCCGCTCCCTTATCTCCGGCGAACTGAAGTTGATCGTTCCCACTATCTCGTCACCCTTTCGAATCGGCGAAGCAATATAGCTCTCCAATCGAAGCGTTTCGTAACACTTCATTCGCCCCCAAGCCGTTTCCCCCAAGTGGTTGGTTGCCATGCTACGTCCCGTCATCACCACAAACTGGCAATAAACCTCGTCCAAGCGGAACACCGAACCCTTGGAAATCTTGCCACCTTCGTCGTGAACTTGCCGAACGGTATACAAATCTCCGGAAATCTCCGAGAGAATACCTGTCTTCATTCCCAACGTTTCACAGGTATCCTTCAAGCCAGCCGCGATGCGCTCCTCAACGCCCGCGGCCTCCCAATTCCCAATTTCCACGAGCCGACGGATAAGCCTATCGCTTGCCTCGCGTTCCTCCTGCAAGTGAACCAACTCCGTGATATCCGTAACCAGAACCACCACGCCAGTCACCTTGCCCTCCTCGTTGACGTAAGGGATCTTGTCGGTTCTCACGGTTCGCCGTTCTCCATTGACCGGGGAATAGCTCTCGACGTAGCCGAGCTTTGCCTTGCCGCTTTCTATCACCGCTTTGTCGTCGCGAAAGTAGGCTTCGGCTTCTTCGGGGAAAATTTCCGCCACCGCTCTTCCTTCCAGTTCCTCGACCGAATAGCCGACCGACTCAGCTGCCGCGCGATTCAAGCGCACGATATTGTTCTGGTCGTCCTTGAACCAGATATACGCCGGAAGAGCATCTAGCAGATGCCGCAGCTCGTCGTTGCGAAATTGCAATTCCTTCCCTTGCCGCTCCAGGACTTCTATCAGCTCGTCGTAGCGAGCTGCCAAGCTCTCAAATTCGTCCGATTGCTCGCGCCAAGGTGGCAGGGAAGCAGAGACGCCCTCGATTCCGCTTTCGATGCTACGCAGCATGCGCGAAAGCGGCCGAAACACCAGCCGGCCTTGCAAGACCAACAATGACGCAATGACAGAAACGAGAAACCCGGCCCCCAAAAGAAAAAGGGCCGAGTAGCGTTCGAGAACGAAGCCCCAAACGCTCGAGTCCTTGAATCGAACGATCGCCAATAGTTGGCCTAGCCCATTCGCACGCTCAGACGACGCCTGCCAGTAAAGGTAACCTTCCCGCTTTCGAGGCACTTCCCGACCGTCATCCCAAAGCCTCACCAAATCCGCCGGGATATCCCCGCTCGCAGCATCCTGCGGAAACAGCCGACCTCCCAAACGCAGAAAAAGCTCCGGTTCACCTTCCCAATCGGCAATCCCAACCTGCAGCTCTGCCAGCTCTTGCTCAGCATCGCCTGCCTCTAAGCGATTTGCCCATTCCAACAAAAAGGCTGCGGACCTCTCCATCTCATCCAGCTGGACCCGCTTCACCAGCCAAGCGAAAGTAGCGAAAAAGCAGAGCAGAAGGGCTAGCAACACGATGCCGAGCTTGGTGTAAATCCGTCGTTGGACGTGTCTGAGAGGCATATTCTGTTCGAGTTGGATCGCTTGAAACCAGCATTAAGACAGCCAAAACCGCCTTATTCTCAAGTTTCTTTGCCCCTTCTCCGCGCCGAGCTTCTCCCAGAAACCAAAAAGGCCGAACAGGAGCTGATCCGCATCCCGTTCGGCCTTGGAAAAAACGAAGCGTCGATCTACTTCAACACCCCAAAGTACTCGTCCGCGTTACCGAAGCAAATGTTCTTAACCATCTGCCCGACCAGCTTCAGATCGTTTGGTACCTCCCCGCTGACGATATCCTGACCAAGCAAGTCGCAAAGGATCCGGCGGAAGTACTCGTGGCGTGGATACGACAGAAAGGAGCGAGAATCCGTCAGCATGCCCAC contains the following coding sequences:
- a CDS encoding PAS domain S-box protein, which translates into the protein MPLRHVQRRIYTKLGIVLLALLLCFFATFAWLVKRVQLDEMERSAAFLLEWANRLEAGDAEQELAELQVGIADWEGEPELFLRLGGRLFPQDAASGDIPADLVRLWDDGREVPRKREGYLYWQASSERANGLGQLLAIVRFKDSSVWGFVLERYSALFLLGAGFLVSVIASLLVLQGRLVFRPLSRMLRSIESGIEGVSASLPPWREQSDEFESLAARYDELIEVLERQGKELQFRNDELRHLLDALPAYIWFKDDQNNIVRLNRAAAESVGYSVEELEGRAVAEIFPEEAEAYFRDDKAVIESGKAKLGYVESYSPVNGERRTVRTDKIPYVNEEGKVTGVVVLVTDITELVHLQEEREASDRLIRRLVEIGNWEAAGVEERIAAGLKDTCETLGMKTGILSEISGDLYTVRQVHDEGGKISKGSVFRLDEVYCQFVVMTGRSMATNHLGETAWGRMKCYETLRLESYIASPIRKGDEIVGTINFSSPEIRERPFAQFEIDAVRLLSNWIEGLLRQEEIVDQLNRQKAELRLILDTTPSQIWFKDDRNRILRANRAAAAHLGLEVEEVEGKLTSELLPLEADRSYEEDRSVLESGEPMLGRIRSVTTIGNRNAWFRYDKLPYRLDDERSGVIVVASDITELVESQAAVKEADERFRAAVEESPVGMLIVDSELRVVMVNGEAERIFGYEREELLWGSVDRLLGSRVMTALSCVFDADELVEDQVRLGADGKLLVARKDGTELPVEVIVSLYSLSGDSFAMVSIFDVTARIESQSALHDSEERFQLAAKGASVGIWDWFNINGSEEWWSPRFYELIGYEPGELPSSLQSFKELLHPDDVEPTFAAVDKSLKEGTPFEADYRLLRKDGTYHWFFGSGMASFDEDGVPRRMTGTIQDINDRKIAEEELSRAVTDLKRANEELSNFAFLSSHDLQEPLRTISSFLHLLKDRYGPGMDREANEYMDFTLVAVERVQNMIRSLLGYCSLDSKRRAASLFNLQEAVDLSLRDLTKRIEERGVEISVVDALGSVYGDRNQISLVFQNLFSNAIKFNRSDRPTIKIACRTVSSFEIGREELREGDYTVVSIADNGIGIREKYQKRIFSIFQKLHPSGEYEGSGIGLSMVQKIMQQHEGYVWLESEEGKGSCFYLAFPKCEAN